The Alligator mississippiensis isolate rAllMis1 chromosome 8, rAllMis1, whole genome shotgun sequence genomic sequence CGGGATGAGGACTCCTTCTTCAATGGGCAGAGGGTGCCCCGGAAGCGGCGCATCTCCCTCATATGCAGaagcctgccactgcccccctaACTTAGTGGGGGACAGGACACTCCAGATCCCAAGCCACAACAGAGGATGGTGGGGAAATGCACCCAGCTGCATCAGgctaggagaggggaggggatccTGTCCCCTCCTTGCAATTAAAGTCTGGCTTAATTTAGCCGGATGGGTACAGCTGCCTTGTTTGCACACGCCAGCTGATTAAAGCCAGGAGGTTGGAATGGCTTTGTCTCCTGTCTTCCCCTATCAACATATAACCACCCCTTGTCTTTGAGGGCTTACAGTTGTTCATTTTCTCCTGAGAGTTGCTGCTGTCTTAGGAGAAACCGAGTGCACACAGTCACGCTGCTTCTACCAGAGTAAAAATGCTGGCTCCAGGAATAAAAATGAACCTAGGAACTACCAGGGTCAAGGGTTAAATCTTTCCCAGGAGAGTCACTGTCTGCTATAAGACTCAGGGGTCCTAATACCTCCCCTCTGTCTCATTTGGGGCCCTATGTTTCTGGGGTGTGGATGGAGATGGCAGGGGGGGGACATTGGCTGAGAATAGGATGCTtttggagccccctgcccccagctgttcTCCCCACAAACAGGCTCAGGCCTAGCACTCAGCTTCACACGTTTATTACCCCCACCCAGCTTCACAGAGCAGCCAGGAGCTCAGGCAGGGGGTCgcagagctgggaggtgggggtatCTCCCTCATCCCCCATCACCTAGGTAGGGGACAGGGAATAAATACAATAACTTAGGGGTCCCCAGCAGAACCCCAGTGAGCagagagcaggatggggctggtgGGTTtggagtggggtgtgggggggaagagaaggctaGGGAAAAAGGTTGCCTATCTTGGGGGGGGGTGGTACTCAGCCCACACAGCCGCAGGCAGCAGCCGAGAGCTCGCGCACCTCATGCCAGCGGTGCCCATCATCCAGGAAGGCAGCATCCTCATAGCGTGTGGGTCGGCAGCAGGGGCCCCCAGGAAGTTTGCCTTCACCCTGggtgggcaggtcccagcccttcaAGGAGAgccgggccagggccaggtcaTGATTGGAACGGGTGCTGGGACAGCCCCCGCTGCAGTACTTGAAGAGCATCGTCTCCTCTGAGGCGTAGCCCAGTCCCAGGTCCTTGACCCGCAGTGCCAGGCTCCGCAGCTGGCACTCATGCTCCCAGGGCACCACTGCCTGTGCCCGCCGCCGGGGGCGTTGCTGGGAGCCCACCAAGGGCAgtgtggtgggggctgcaggctctggggtccctggagaagggagggaggcagagattgTGCCAAGGACCAGGCATAGACTTTgatccagctcccccccacccccaaccatgcTCTGAGGTACCCTCTGTGCTCTGAGTGCCCTTGGCACTGAGTAGAGACCCCCCTACATGTCCTCTGGAATGCCCTCAGCCCTGTGGCATAgaggaccccctcccccaattcaAGGCAGTCTAGCTGCATTGGGCAGAATGGAACCCAGAACACTCCCCATCACCCTCCAGAAGTGCCCCATACCTGACACAGTGCCCCTGCAGGGGCCAGATCTGGGTACCAAAGTGGGGGAGCCTCACTTTGAGCCAGAAAGGAGTGTTGGGGTAAAGAtgccccccacaacctcccctccAGTGCGTAGCTCTGGGCAGACTGATGTTGGGGTGAGGGGCATGTGGTGGTGGGGGTTCAGAGTCCCCCCAGTACAcagcagtctgaccagtgctgagGGGTAAGGGGACCTGTGGGTTGAGGGGAGTCAGCCTCTCCTCAGCCTccaacagtggcagcacagaTGGGGATAGCCCTGCCtcccccgtgtgtgtgtgtgtgtgggggggggggggggggtggcatccTGGGCACCTTGTGCCCAGCTCTGGTACTGAGGACCTGGGTGACACCCATAACCTGCATTCCCAGGACCCCCAGCTTGTCTCAGCCCCATGGCTCTGGTCCCCCCACAacctgtcccccagctcccagggtctcaccaAGGGTCCTACCAGACAGGTCTCCAGCATCGCTTCCAGGCATGAGCAGCCCCTGGTGCCACGgggcccctgctggcagcagtAGCACCAGGCACAGGCCACACACGAGCCGAGTCACCTCCATCTTCCCTGCCCACGTCTGCCTGGGCTGGGACAGTGGCCCCCTTTATTTATACCCATTTTGAGGTGGTTCCCTACCCTGCACTAAACCTGGCTGGTGGGAGGGTGTTAACCCTTTACATCCCTCACTGCAGTCAAAGGTGGGTGCAACAGGAACT encodes the following:
- the PSPN gene encoding persephin produces the protein MVGGGGELDQSLCLVLGTISASLPSPGTPEPAAPTTLPLVGSQQRPRRRAQAVVPWEHECQLRSLALRVKDLGLGYASEETMLFKYCSGGCPSTRSNHDLALARLSLKGWDLPTQGEGKLPGGPCCRPTRYEDAAFLDDGHRWHEVMGDEGDTPTSQLCDPLPELLAAL